Proteins encoded in a region of the Paenibacillus pedocola genome:
- the licT gene encoding BglG family transcription antiterminator LicT, whose amino-acid sequence MKIAKVLNNNVVTVMDASQNELVIMGRGIAFKKHTGDRVDEDKIEKVFSLDNKEVSQKLMTLLSDIQVEYVECSDEVIRYAETVLGEKLHDSIYISLTDHIHFAIDRYRQGLQIKNALLWEIRRMYRKEFSIGLKALQIIEDRLGVLLPEDECAFIAMHLVNAQLNGEMRETVSITNIVKDIFNIVRRSFMIELDEESLSYYRFLTHLKFFAQRVVQGTPIDDKDMDHTLHDLVSVQYPAAHACAVKIADYTRKIYKRNLSKEEILYMTIHIERIVRNEEKTE is encoded by the coding sequence ATGAAAATTGCGAAGGTGCTCAACAATAATGTTGTAACTGTAATGGACGCCAGCCAGAATGAACTGGTCATTATGGGACGGGGGATTGCCTTCAAGAAGCATACCGGCGATCGTGTTGATGAGGACAAGATTGAAAAGGTGTTCTCACTGGATAACAAAGAAGTCTCACAAAAGCTTATGACACTGCTGTCGGACATTCAGGTGGAATATGTGGAATGCTCTGATGAAGTGATCCGCTACGCGGAGACGGTGCTGGGTGAGAAGCTGCACGACAGCATCTATATCTCACTGACGGATCATATCCATTTCGCCATCGACCGTTACCGTCAGGGGCTGCAAATCAAGAATGCACTGCTGTGGGAGATCAGGAGAATGTACCGTAAAGAATTCTCGATCGGCCTTAAAGCGCTGCAAATTATCGAAGACCGGCTGGGTGTGCTTCTGCCGGAAGACGAGTGTGCTTTCATTGCCATGCATCTGGTGAATGCCCAGCTGAATGGAGAAATGCGCGAAACCGTAAGCATTACCAATATTGTGAAGGACATCTTTAATATTGTAAGACGCAGCTTTATGATTGAGCTGGATGAGGAATCCTTAAGCTACTACCGCTTTCTGACGCATTTGAAGTTTTTTGCCCAGCGGGTGGTTCAGGGAACACCGATTGATGATAAGGATATGGATCATACCCTGCATGACCTCGTCAGCGTTCAATATCCGGCAGCACATGCCTGCGCAGTGAAAATTGCGGATTACACCCGCAAAATCTACAAACGTAATTTGTCTAAGGAAGAAATCTTGTATATGACCATCCATATTGAACGGATTGTCCGAAACGAAGAGAAAACAGAATAA